A stretch of Pseudoprevotella muciniphila DNA encodes these proteins:
- a CDS encoding SAM-dependent methyltransferase — protein MTPALYLIPCPIGATPTEQVLPAYNKEVILSIRHFIVEEIRTARRFLKSVDRSIDIDALTFHAMGKHADQALFASYLEPLRRGESVGIISEAGCPAVADPGADIVAIAQREGMRVIPLVGPSSILMALMASGLNGQSFAFNGYLPIDPTQRTRRIKQLEARAQTEHQPQIFIETPYRNHKMLSDIIAACRPGTRLCIAAAISTEQEYIRTQTIADWKKHPAPNLAKLPTIFIVG, from the coding sequence ATGACACCTGCACTCTACCTCATACCCTGCCCCATCGGCGCTACACCGACGGAGCAGGTGCTTCCGGCATACAACAAGGAAGTGATCCTCTCCATACGCCACTTCATTGTGGAAGAAATCCGGACAGCGCGCCGCTTCCTCAAAAGCGTGGACCGCAGCATCGACATCGATGCCCTCACCTTCCACGCCATGGGCAAACACGCCGACCAAGCGCTCTTTGCCTCCTATCTCGAACCACTGCGACGCGGCGAGTCAGTAGGCATCATCAGCGAAGCAGGCTGCCCCGCCGTGGCTGACCCGGGCGCCGACATCGTGGCGATAGCACAGCGCGAAGGCATGCGCGTCATACCGCTCGTGGGACCGTCATCCATACTCATGGCACTCATGGCAAGCGGACTCAACGGACAGAGTTTCGCCTTCAACGGCTACCTGCCCATCGACCCCACACAGCGCACACGACGCATCAAGCAACTCGAAGCGCGCGCCCAGACAGAACACCAACCGCAAATCTTCATAGAAACACCCTACCGCAACCACAAAATGCTCAGCGACATTATCGCTGCCTGCCGACCCGGCACACGCCTGTGCATAGCAGCAGCCATATCCACAGAGCAGGAATACATCCGCACACAAACCATAGCCGACTGGAAAAAACACCCCGCACCCAACCTCGCAAAACTACCAACCATTTTTATAGTAGGATAG
- a CDS encoding four helix bundle suffix domain-containing protein: MANCLLVLTGRLVMMISRQIERQLEDFKAEGGFTEGLTAERLEYRKQQSAHADAPPCPQCGKPMIRRVAKKRRQRRQRILELQRLSQVHGNNVDITI; this comes from the coding sequence GTGGCGAACTGTCTGTTAGTGCTCACGGGGCGTTTGGTGATGATGATAAGCCGGCAGATAGAACGCCAGCTTGAGGATTTCAAGGCAGAAGGAGGCTTCACCGAGGGCTTGACGGCAGAACGCCTCGAATACCGCAAACAGCAAAGCGCCCATGCCGATGCTCCGCCGTGTCCGCAATGCGGCAAGCCAATGATCAGGCGCGTGGCAAAAAAAAGGCGTCAACGCAGGCAAAGAATTCTGGAGTTGCAGCGACTATCCCAGGTGCATGGGAACAATGTCGATATAACGATATAA
- a CDS encoding four helix bundle protein — translation MAMQITRFGYYWLDTWVLANVIQLATQDFCSRFLNNSNDPGGRQYDQMTQAARSAPANIAEGNSRHATSKETEMKLTDVARATLSELANDYLNWLLR, via the coding sequence ATGGCAATGCAAATCACGCGCTTCGGATATTATTGGTTAGACACGTGGGTGCTCGCTAATGTCATCCAGTTGGCAACACAGGATTTCTGTTCGCGTTTCCTGAATAACTCGAACGACCCGGGCGGACGACAGTATGACCAGATGACGCAGGCGGCACGCTCTGCCCCTGCAAATATAGCCGAAGGCAATTCGCGCCATGCCACTTCAAAAGAGACGGAGATGAAACTGACGGACGTGGCGCGCGCAACGCTATCCGAACTGGCGAACGACTATCTTAACTGGCTCCTGCGATAG
- a CDS encoding helix-turn-helix transcriptional regulator encodes MANVKNGSFRESIIDRCLQSRRGYSTQEIFDRCNDALERRGELPISALNTIRNDILSIENRWHIVVEQIRSGREIRYRYEDPHFSIFNTPLNEEEIAQLTQSVSMLRRFEGMPGFEWVEEMSAHLQETVSARPEPVIGFDENKELKGMSFFTPLFKAVSEKKAIKIKYYTYRSNKIIEGVIHPYYLKEYNQRWFLFALNDEYKNISIYALDRVEAMGKTSAKFIPNTEIDFSHYFDNIVGVSVKSDEVPQTVKIWVDKEQLPYTLSKPLHKSQTVIEEKEDGGAIVAIKVIPNFELEQLLLSFGERFEVLAPSSLRDKIADRIKKNMEKYQ; translated from the coding sequence ATGGCTAACGTAAAAAACGGATCATTCAGGGAAAGTATTATTGACAGATGTCTCCAAAGTAGAAGGGGCTATTCCACTCAGGAGATATTTGATAGATGCAATGATGCTTTGGAACGTCGTGGTGAATTACCCATCAGTGCTCTGAACACCATTCGTAACGATATCTTATCCATTGAGAACCGTTGGCATATTGTGGTGGAACAGATTCGAAGTGGGCGTGAAATCAGGTATCGCTATGAAGACCCGCACTTCTCTATTTTTAACACGCCGTTGAATGAAGAAGAGATAGCCCAACTAACTCAATCTGTGTCCATGCTTCGCCGTTTTGAGGGGATGCCTGGATTTGAATGGGTTGAAGAGATGAGTGCCCATCTTCAAGAAACAGTCAGTGCCCGTCCAGAGCCTGTTATTGGTTTTGATGAGAACAAGGAACTGAAAGGCATGTCTTTCTTTACGCCATTGTTCAAGGCCGTTTCAGAAAAGAAAGCCATCAAGATTAAGTACTACACCTATAGGAGTAATAAGATTATTGAGGGGGTCATTCATCCCTACTATTTGAAAGAGTACAATCAAAGATGGTTCCTATTTGCACTCAATGATGAGTACAAGAACATATCAATCTATGCGCTTGACCGAGTTGAAGCAATGGGAAAAACTTCTGCTAAGTTCATCCCGAATACAGAAATTGACTTCTCGCACTATTTCGACAATATAGTTGGAGTTAGCGTTAAGTCGGATGAAGTACCCCAGACCGTGAAGATATGGGTTGATAAAGAGCAACTGCCTTACACCCTATCAAAACCTCTGCATAAATCTCAAACAGTGATTGAGGAGAAAGAAGATGGTGGCGCTATAGTTGCCATCAAGGTGATACCGAACTTCGAGTTGGAGCAACTTCTTCTTTCTTTTGGAGAACGCTTTGAAGTATTGGCTCCATCTTCACTGAGAGATAAAATTGCAGACAGAATTAAAAAAAATATGGAAAAGTATCAATAG
- a CDS encoding helix-turn-helix transcriptional regulator, with the protein MDSKHLNRIKVALAEKEKTNKWLAEQLGKDQATISKWVTNTTQPNLEMLLQIAKVLEVNVNELVRPLE; encoded by the coding sequence ATGGATAGCAAGCATCTCAACCGAATTAAAGTCGCTTTAGCCGAGAAAGAAAAAACTAACAAGTGGCTGGCTGAACAATTAGGCAAAGACCAAGCTACCATCTCCAAGTGGGTGACGAATACAACGCAACCTAATTTGGAGATGCTGTTGCAAATAGCAAAAGTGCTGGAAGTTAATGTAAACGAATTAGTACGTCCTTTAGAATAA
- a CDS encoding class I SAM-dependent methyltransferase produces MTQETQNKQTNTDGQPKFHLDTCPLCGSTEFAKERTCTDFYASGEQFDVCRCSKCGFIFTQDAPDESVVGPYYETKDYISLSDTNEGVMNKVYHAVRNHMLKRKSRLVQQAAGMEKGTILDIGTGTGYFLHTMQQAGWKVEGIEKSAEGRKFSKEHFGLDIHDNDYLSQTDTASKDVITLWHVMEHLQQLNESWQHIARTLKPGGTLVVAVPNCGSADADHYQDYWAAYDTPRHLWHFQPDTMKAFGEKHGFELQKIHPMPFDAFYVSMLSEKYRGKSATFLRGAWQGLICYFKALGKPQRSSSVIYVFRK; encoded by the coding sequence ATGACGCAAGAGACTCAGAATAAGCAGACAAACACCGACGGGCAGCCGAAGTTCCATCTTGACACCTGCCCCCTCTGCGGCAGCACGGAATTCGCCAAGGAGCGCACGTGCACGGACTTCTATGCGAGCGGTGAACAGTTCGATGTTTGCCGTTGCAGCAAGTGCGGCTTCATTTTCACACAGGACGCGCCGGACGAGAGTGTGGTGGGGCCCTACTACGAAACGAAAGACTACATCTCGCTGAGCGACACGAACGAAGGCGTGATGAACAAGGTGTACCACGCCGTGCGCAACCACATGCTCAAGCGCAAGAGCCGACTCGTGCAGCAGGCGGCAGGTATGGAGAAAGGCACCATCCTCGACATCGGCACAGGCACGGGCTATTTCCTCCACACCATGCAGCAGGCAGGGTGGAAGGTGGAAGGCATCGAGAAGAGTGCTGAAGGAAGAAAATTCTCAAAGGAGCATTTCGGCCTCGACATCCACGACAACGACTACCTCTCTCAGACCGACACCGCCTCGAAGGACGTCATAACGCTCTGGCACGTGATGGAGCACCTGCAGCAACTCAACGAGTCGTGGCAGCACATAGCACGCACACTCAAGCCGGGCGGCACACTCGTAGTGGCTGTGCCCAACTGCGGCAGCGCCGATGCCGACCACTATCAGGACTACTGGGCAGCATACGACACACCGCGCCACCTCTGGCACTTCCAGCCCGACACGATGAAGGCATTCGGCGAAAAGCACGGTTTCGAACTGCAGAAGATACACCCCATGCCCTTCGATGCGTTCTATGTGTCGATGCTCAGCGAGAAATACCGCGGCAAGAGCGCCACATTCCTCCGCGGTGCATGGCAAGGCCTGATTTGCTATTTCAAGGCACTCGGCAAACCACAGCGAAGCAGTTCGGTGATTTATGTCTTTAGGAAGTAA
- a CDS encoding sodium-dependent transporter yields the protein MSRSNFSGKLGLILASAGSAVGLGNLWRFPTETGENGGSAFLIIYLACVIVFGLPVMISEFMIGRSSRVSVGRSYSVLAPGSLWKWLGPLQVLTPFLILCYYNVVAGWTLWYAGEAAVNGFSTMAQSSESAAVFSDFFAEFVGSWWKQILCLIVFMGITHYVIVQGVTKGIERSSKVLMPGLFILLLLLVGCALTMPGAKEGLNFLFKPDFSKITTSTVLSAMGQAFFSLSLGMGILTTYASYFKDDANLGKSALSIGAIDTFVAILAGVFIFPAVFTAGIEPSKGPSLLFEALPNVFQSAFGGLPWLSYIVSLAFYLLLILATLTSAISIHEAVTSYLAEALHWSRRKAATLVSLSTAAIGVLCALSLGALKGELTFFDMALFDIFDYVTAKWLLPIGGMLITIFAGWRLSKRVWWKQMTNSGTKRFPIFPIFVFMIRFVCPIGILLIFLNELKVF from the coding sequence ATGTCAAGAAGCAATTTCTCCGGAAAATTAGGACTTATCCTCGCCTCGGCAGGGTCCGCTGTAGGGCTCGGCAATCTATGGCGTTTCCCCACCGAAACGGGCGAGAACGGCGGTAGCGCATTCCTCATCATCTATCTGGCTTGCGTCATCGTTTTCGGTTTGCCCGTCATGATTTCAGAGTTCATGATAGGCCGCAGCAGCCGCGTCAGTGTGGGAAGGTCGTACAGTGTACTCGCACCGGGAAGCCTCTGGAAATGGCTCGGACCGCTGCAAGTGCTCACACCCTTCCTTATCCTGTGCTACTACAACGTGGTGGCAGGGTGGACACTATGGTACGCCGGCGAAGCGGCTGTGAACGGCTTCAGCACCATGGCGCAGAGTAGTGAATCGGCAGCGGTGTTTTCCGACTTCTTCGCCGAATTCGTGGGCTCATGGTGGAAACAGATCCTCTGCCTCATCGTCTTCATGGGCATCACCCACTATGTCATCGTGCAGGGTGTAACGAAAGGCATCGAGCGCTCGTCGAAGGTGCTCATGCCGGGACTCTTCATCCTCCTGCTCCTCCTCGTGGGTTGTGCCCTCACCATGCCCGGCGCAAAGGAAGGACTCAACTTTCTCTTCAAGCCCGACTTCTCGAAGATAACAACCTCCACAGTGCTCTCCGCCATGGGACAGGCGTTCTTCTCCCTCAGCCTCGGTATGGGCATACTCACCACCTACGCCTCCTATTTTAAGGACGACGCCAACCTCGGCAAGTCGGCGCTGTCCATCGGCGCCATCGACACATTCGTGGCAATACTCGCCGGTGTGTTCATCTTCCCCGCAGTATTCACGGCAGGCATAGAACCGTCGAAAGGCCCGTCGCTGCTCTTCGAAGCGCTGCCCAACGTGTTCCAGAGCGCATTCGGAGGACTGCCATGGCTGTCGTACATCGTCAGCCTCGCGTTCTATCTCCTGCTCATCCTTGCCACACTCACCAGCGCCATATCCATACACGAAGCCGTTACGTCCTACCTCGCCGAAGCGCTCCACTGGAGCCGCAGGAAGGCTGCAACATTAGTAAGCCTCTCGACGGCTGCAATAGGCGTGCTCTGCGCACTGTCGCTCGGAGCGCTCAAAGGCGAACTCACCTTCTTCGACATGGCGCTCTTCGACATCTTCGACTATGTCACGGCGAAATGGCTGCTGCCCATAGGCGGTATGCTCATCACGATTTTTGCAGGGTGGCGACTCTCGAAGCGGGTGTGGTGGAAACAGATGACCAACAGCGGGACAAAGCGTTTCCCCATATTCCCCATTTTCGTATTCATGATACGCTTCGTATGCCCCATCGGCATTCTCCTTATCTTCCTTAACGAACTCAAAGTGTTCTAA